One part of the Nitrosopumilus sp. genome encodes these proteins:
- the ribB gene encoding 3,4-dihydroxy-2-butanone-4-phosphate synthase has product MSLESALQSLKRGEFVLLFDSAGRENEIDMVVAAEFVTPEHVARMRQYAGGLLCIAIDNNFAKSLELKYMHEILADSSISNKEMIMGLAPYGDHPTFSLSVNHYQTYTGITDKDRSLTIREMANIFNVENKQKKFASSFKTPGHVPLLIASKGLLAARQGHTEMSVYLAQVAGLTPVTAICEMMDAETYSALSVDKAEKFAKQNGIPLIDGKELLEYAKVH; this is encoded by the coding sequence ATGTCTCTTGAATCTGCACTACAATCTCTAAAGCGAGGAGAATTTGTGTTGTTATTTGATTCAGCTGGAAGAGAAAATGAGATTGACATGGTAGTTGCAGCCGAATTTGTTACTCCTGAACATGTAGCAAGAATGCGACAATATGCTGGTGGATTACTGTGTATTGCAATTGATAATAATTTTGCAAAATCTCTTGAACTAAAGTACATGCATGAAATTCTTGCTGATTCTTCAATTTCAAATAAAGAAATGATTATGGGTTTGGCACCATATGGAGATCATCCAACATTTTCTTTATCTGTAAATCACTATCAAACTTATACTGGAATTACTGATAAAGACAGATCATTAACAATTAGAGAAATGGCAAATATTTTTAATGTTGAAAATAAACAGAAAAAATTTGCATCATCATTTAAAACTCCTGGACATGTTCCATTATTGATTGCATCTAAAGGATTATTAGCTGCACGACAAGGACATACCGAAATGTCTGTTTATTTAGCTCAGGTTGCAGGTTTGACACCTGTTACCGCGATTTGTGAAATGATGGATGCTGAAACATATTCTGCATTATCTGTAGATAAAGCAGAAAAATTTGCAAAACAAAATGGGATTCCATTAATTGATGGAAAAGAACTTTTAGAATACGCCAAGGTGCATTAG
- a CDS encoding response regulator, which yields MSKSVIVIDDDEDTVRLFTEFLEERGVNVVGNGFNGTAAVKLFKETNPDVVLIDLNMPNGSGYYAIKKIQEVNPKARIVAVSADSNYTTEEKLEKLNIPLIQKPFKMDQVISIIND from the coding sequence ATGTCCAAATCAGTAATTGTGATTGATGATGATGAAGATACTGTTAGACTATTTACTGAATTTCTTGAAGAGAGGGGAGTAAATGTTGTCGGAAATGGGTTTAATGGAACTGCTGCTGTTAAACTATTCAAGGAAACCAATCCTGATGTAGTTCTAATAGATCTAAACATGCCTAACGGAAGTGGTTATTACGCAATTAAAAAAATTCAAGAAGTTAATCCCAAGGCACGGATTGTTGCTGTTTCTGCAGACAGTAATTATACTACGGAGGAAAAATTGGAAAAACTCAACATACCTCTTATTCAGAAACCATTCAAAATGGATCAAGTAATTTCAATCATAAATGATTGA
- a CDS encoding riboflavin synthase produces MFTGIVEGVGTVEKISKNTKNRSAIEMTVNLGKHSKGLKIGQSVALNGVCLTATKLSKSSCIFEMIEETTKKTDLGNLKVGGIVNIERSLKAGERLEGHFVLGHVDGVGIIKKILKKPKEVQVWFEVPKKLSKYVVKKGSIAIDGISLTVVDIKNSLASVSLIPHTIDITNFHTKKIGDKVNIETDILGKYILK; encoded by the coding sequence ATGTTTACTGGAATTGTTGAAGGCGTTGGCACAGTGGAAAAAATTTCAAAAAATACAAAAAATCGCAGTGCAATTGAAATGACTGTAAATCTTGGAAAGCATTCTAAGGGATTAAAAATTGGGCAAAGTGTTGCTCTTAATGGTGTATGCCTTACTGCAACAAAATTGTCAAAATCCAGTTGTATTTTTGAAATGATTGAGGAAACTACCAAAAAAACAGATCTTGGTAATCTAAAGGTAGGTGGAATTGTAAATATTGAAAGAAGTTTAAAAGCTGGTGAGAGACTTGAAGGACATTTTGTTTTGGGTCATGTAGATGGTGTTGGAATAATTAAAAAAATTCTAAAAAAACCAAAAGAAGTACAAGTTTGGTTTGAGGTTCCAAAGAAATTATCAAAATATGTTGTGAAAAAAGGCTCTATTGCTATAGATGGAATTAGTTTAACTGTAGTTGATATCAAAAATTCGCTTGCATCTGTTTCATTAATCCCTCATACCATTGATATAACAAATTTTCATACAAAAAAAATAGGCGATAAAGTTAATATTGAAACTGACATTCTGGGAAAATACATTCTAAAATAA
- a CDS encoding amidohydrolase family protein — MLIRNISVLQGSELDFVLRTNVKIQNNIFQKIQSKIQTNSNEESIDCEGLLLIPGFINAHTHIGDSIGKDVTLNSSVDEKIHPVFGAKSKILKNTSQENLSNFMKNTCHSMLRKGITTFVDFREGGLDGVILLKKVLSNIPIRSIILGRLEFYQKSTEIKKNLPFPKEKTEDLNQLLKECDGIGVSGANENSTSILEYYSKTTKLRAIHSSETIQSISTSKKVTGKSETIRALSLKPHFLVHMTFASKSDLAISAKKTQGIVICPRANSSLAEGIPDIELMQKAGCTLALGTDNVMINSPDMFREMDFLWKATMGIHKKRIDPKEILKMSTVNGGKVLNKDIGVIENGKIADCIFLDKHALDLEPMHNPYASIVHRASESAIKAVMIGGKIVYGKI; from the coding sequence ATGTTAATTAGAAATATTAGTGTATTACAAGGTTCAGAATTAGATTTTGTCTTAAGAACTAATGTAAAAATTCAGAATAATATATTTCAAAAAATTCAATCAAAAATACAAACTAACTCAAATGAAGAATCAATAGACTGTGAAGGTCTTCTTTTAATCCCTGGTTTTATTAATGCACATACTCACATAGGAGATTCGATTGGAAAAGATGTTACGCTCAATAGTAGCGTAGATGAAAAAATCCATCCTGTATTTGGAGCTAAATCAAAAATTCTAAAAAATACATCCCAAGAAAATCTATCAAATTTTATGAAAAATACATGTCACTCAATGCTTCGAAAAGGAATTACGACATTTGTAGATTTTAGAGAAGGGGGATTAGATGGAGTAATCTTACTAAAAAAAGTACTATCTAACATCCCCATTCGTTCCATAATTTTAGGCAGACTTGAATTCTATCAAAAATCTACGGAAATTAAAAAAAATCTGCCATTTCCTAAAGAAAAAACTGAAGATCTTAATCAACTTCTTAAAGAATGTGATGGAATTGGTGTCAGTGGCGCAAATGAAAATAGTACTTCTATTTTAGAATATTATTCAAAAACAACAAAACTTAGGGCAATTCATTCTTCTGAAACTATACAAAGTATTTCAACATCAAAGAAAGTCACAGGAAAATCTGAAACAATTAGAGCCTTGTCACTAAAACCTCATTTTCTGGTTCACATGACTTTTGCTTCAAAAAGCGATCTTGCTATTTCAGCAAAAAAAACCCAAGGAATTGTCATTTGCCCAAGAGCCAATTCCTCTCTTGCTGAGGGCATTCCAGACATAGAATTGATGCAAAAGGCAGGATGTACACTGGCATTAGGAACAGATAATGTAATGATTAATTCTCCTGATATGTTCAGAGAAATGGATTTTCTTTGGAAAGCAACAATGGGAATTCACAAAAAAAGAATTGATCCGAAAGAAATTCTTAAAATGTCTACAGTAAATGGAGGAAAAGTTTTGAACAAAGATATTGGGGTAATTGAAAATGGAAAAATTGCTGATTGTATTTTTCTTGATAAACATGCTTTAGATTTAGAACCAATGCATAATCCATATGCATCAATTGTTCATAGAGCATCTGAATCTGCAATTAAAGCAGTAATGATTGGAGGGAAAATAGTATATGGAAAAATCTAA
- a CDS encoding DNA-binding protein, with product MSFPESNESPYENTNNELSAQKEQILKQILSPEARLRLNNIKMVKSELSDLVEQYLIGMATQGKLPGQISDDQLKQILLSIQQPKRDFKINRV from the coding sequence ATGAGTTTTCCAGAATCTAACGAATCTCCTTATGAAAATACCAACAATGAGTTATCCGCACAAAAAGAACAGATTCTAAAACAGATTCTTTCACCAGAAGCTAGATTGAGACTAAATAATATCAAGATGGTAAAATCAGAACTATCTGATCTTGTTGAACAATATTTGATCGGTATGGCAACTCAAGGCAAATTACCTGGTCAAATATCAGATGATCAACTCAAGCAAATTCTGCTTTCTATTCAACAACCAAAACGTGATTTTAAGATAAATCGAGTATGA
- a CDS encoding NAD-dependent succinate-semialdehyde dehydrogenase — protein sequence MGQITTINPATSEEIKTYDTMDKNQVFALVGKAKRAFPEWKKDYEKRRSYVYNLVEYLKKHKTELAKVATTEMGKALKESIGEVEKCAWALEFYADHGDSFLSDEVLNTDARKSFLTFEPLGVIGSIMPWNFPYWQALRFAAPCLMAGNVIVMKPSRVTMQSGIEIEKAFTESGMPDGIYQTIVGSVDSANHLIDSDVNAVTFTGSTNAGAKVGERAAKNLKKCVLELGGSDPFIVLDDAIIEKAAEGAVKGRFINCGQSCVASKRFFVGKNIAEEFTELFIKNASQLKVGDPMSIETDIGPISNKEGLETISGIVEDAKAKGAEILLGGSEIDGKGFFYKPTILKNITSDMRIATEETFGPVAPITVVENESEAIKLANESEFGLGASIWTKDLAKADKMSRRIDSGIVSVNNVVISDPRIPFGGIKHSGFGRELSRYGMLEFVNLKSVRFYDNLTHHHYVE from the coding sequence TTGGGTCAAATAACTACAATAAATCCAGCAACAAGTGAAGAAATTAAAACATATGATACAATGGATAAAAATCAGGTATTTGCATTAGTGGGAAAAGCAAAAAGAGCTTTTCCAGAATGGAAAAAAGATTATGAAAAACGTAGAAGTTATGTTTACAATTTAGTAGAATATCTTAAGAAACACAAAACGGAACTTGCAAAAGTTGCAACAACTGAAATGGGAAAAGCTCTCAAAGAATCAATTGGAGAAGTTGAAAAATGTGCTTGGGCATTAGAGTTTTATGCAGATCATGGAGATAGTTTTCTTTCTGATGAAGTATTAAACACAGATGCAAGGAAAAGTTTTCTAACTTTTGAACCATTAGGAGTAATTGGTTCCATTATGCCCTGGAATTTTCCTTATTGGCAAGCATTAAGATTTGCAGCTCCATGTTTAATGGCTGGAAATGTGATTGTAATGAAACCATCTAGAGTAACTATGCAATCAGGAATTGAAATTGAGAAAGCATTTACTGAATCAGGAATGCCAGATGGAATTTATCAAACAATAGTAGGTAGTGTTGATTCTGCAAATCACCTTATTGATTCAGATGTTAATGCAGTAACTTTTACAGGAAGTACAAATGCTGGTGCAAAAGTTGGTGAAAGGGCTGCAAAAAATTTAAAAAAATGCGTATTAGAATTAGGAGGGAGTGATCCATTTATTGTATTAGATGATGCAATAATTGAAAAAGCTGCTGAAGGCGCAGTTAAAGGTAGATTCATCAATTGCGGTCAAAGTTGTGTAGCATCAAAGAGATTTTTTGTTGGAAAAAATATTGCAGAAGAATTTACTGAATTATTTATAAAAAATGCATCACAACTCAAAGTAGGAGATCCTATGTCAATTGAAACAGATATTGGGCCTATTTCAAATAAAGAAGGTTTAGAAACAATTTCTGGAATTGTGGAAGATGCAAAAGCAAAAGGTGCAGAAATTCTTCTAGGAGGTTCAGAAATTGACGGAAAAGGATTCTTTTACAAACCAACAATTCTTAAAAACATAACATCAGATATGAGAATTGCAACTGAAGAAACATTTGGACCAGTTGCTCCAATTACAGTAGTTGAAAATGAAAGTGAGGCAATTAAATTAGCTAATGAGAGTGAATTTGGTTTAGGTGCAAGTATCTGGACAAAAGATCTTGCTAAAGCAGATAAAATGTCAAGAAGAATAGATTCAGGAATTGTCAGTGTAAATAATGTTGTAATTTCTGATCCTAGAATTCCATTTGGAGGAATAAAACATAGTGGATTTGGAAGGGAGTTATCAAGGTACGGAATGCTTGAATTTGTGAATCTAAAATCAGTCAGATTTTATGACAATCTTACACATCATCATTATGTAGAGTAA
- a CDS encoding 2,5-diamino-6-(ribosylamino)-4(3H)-pyrimidinone 5'-phosphate reductase produces MEKSKPYVILSAATSIDGKIATVTGDSKLSSKLDGIRLHKLRSKVDAILVGKNTVLLDDPMLTVRHTKGKNPIRIVLDSKGSISKNSKIIQTSKKIPTIVVVSNKITKSNLERLKKFPIEIIIAGKNSIDIKLLLKKLSYKKIKSVLVEGGGTTNWEFIKNGLFDELIITLSPFLIGGKDAVSLVEGDGFRKITNSPILRLKSTMRLKNHLVLNYVKV; encoded by the coding sequence ATGGAAAAATCTAAACCGTATGTAATTCTCAGTGCTGCAACATCTATTGATGGAAAAATTGCGACTGTAACTGGTGATTCAAAACTATCATCAAAACTAGATGGTATTAGACTACATAAACTAAGATCTAAAGTTGATGCAATACTTGTAGGAAAAAATACTGTCTTACTTGATGATCCTATGTTAACTGTACGACATACTAAAGGTAAAAATCCAATTAGAATAGTTTTAGATTCTAAAGGTAGTATATCAAAAAATTCAAAAATAATTCAAACAAGCAAAAAAATCCCAACTATAGTGGTTGTTTCAAATAAAATCACTAAATCAAATCTTGAGAGGCTCAAGAAATTTCCTATAGAGATAATTATCGCAGGAAAAAATTCCATTGATATCAAATTATTATTGAAAAAACTTTCATATAAAAAAATAAAATCAGTTCTGGTAGAGGGTGGCGGAACTACTAATTGGGAATTTATTAAAAATGGACTTTTTGATGAATTAATTATTACCTTGTCTCCCTTTCTAATTGGTGGAAAAGATGCTGTATCGTTGGTTGAAGGAGACGGATTTAGAAAAATCACAAATTCTCCTATTCTGCGACTCAAATCTACTATGAGGCTCAAAAATCACCTTGTTTTGAATTACGTAAAAGTGTAA
- a CDS encoding transcriptional regulator, giving the protein MGGIDRLISNALLFEIKKKMDLELLHKVERELFLEHGMSIKLSIEHFQKFTSVLKKNSSLDVSKFERDCLDKIIRIKESNEKYFVTIINPILSDSILELFGEYDSRCIITTLLDKEYTIPQILKESKAPKTSGYRKIENMMINGLIVETGKVLSESKKISKLQCVFQEINLDIKKGKTVVNGIIPKKIMEESSSVKSILRTLE; this is encoded by the coding sequence ATGGGAGGAATTGACAGATTAATTTCAAATGCTTTACTATTTGAAATTAAGAAAAAAATGGATTTGGAACTGCTCCATAAAGTTGAACGTGAATTATTTTTAGAACATGGAATGTCCATAAAGCTTTCAATTGAACATTTTCAAAAATTTACAAGTGTTCTCAAAAAAAATTCAAGTCTAGATGTTTCTAAATTTGAAAGAGATTGTCTAGATAAAATCATCAGAATAAAAGAATCAAATGAAAAATATTTTGTAACTATAATCAACCCAATTTTATCAGATTCAATATTAGAATTGTTCGGAGAGTATGACTCAAGATGTATTATTACAACCCTTTTAGATAAAGAATATACAATTCCACAAATCCTTAAAGAATCTAAAGCACCAAAAACTTCAGGATATAGAAAGATTGAAAATATGATGATCAACGGATTGATTGTTGAAACTGGAAAAGTTCTAAGTGAAAGTAAAAAAATATCTAAGCTTCAATGTGTTTTTCAAGAAATTAATTTAGATATTAAAAAGGGAAAAACTGTTGTAAATGGAATAATACCAAAGAAAATTATGGAAGAAAGTTCTAGTGTAAAATCAATACTTCGAACATTAGAATAA
- a CDS encoding zinc-binding dehydrogenase: MKAVVYNEYAPDDNFSKILKVQDIDDPKPKADEVVFKVKAAALNYNDIWGMRGVPVAVPLPHVSGSDAAGDVIAVGEDVKNIKVGDRVVSHSNMSCRVCKACTDGREFDCINRTIWGFQTGPTWGAFQEVTHLPEVNISVIPEGVSYDEAAAASMTLLTSWHMLVGRAKIVPGQTVLIMGGGSGVGSFGIQIAKLYNCDVIATASPDKLDKCLELGADFAVDHRKEDWHKEVRAISKELAKKKGEAPGIDVSFDHIGETHWNKQLTLLKYGATLVSCGATTGYDAQTDLRHIFFKGTNILGSTQGTKAELDQGLYWMGQGKIKAAIDSTYSFEQAAEAHTKMLTGKGLFGKILMKPEGT; this comes from the coding sequence ATGAAAGCAGTAGTATACAATGAATATGCACCAGATGATAATTTTTCTAAAATCCTCAAAGTCCAGGATATAGATGATCCAAAACCAAAAGCAGATGAAGTTGTCTTTAAAGTAAAAGCAGCTGCTCTGAATTATAACGATATTTGGGGAATGAGAGGAGTACCTGTTGCTGTTCCATTACCACATGTTTCAGGTTCAGATGCTGCTGGAGATGTTATAGCAGTTGGTGAAGATGTTAAAAATATCAAAGTTGGAGATAGAGTTGTCTCTCACTCAAATATGTCTTGCAGAGTTTGTAAAGCATGTACTGATGGAAGAGAATTTGATTGTATTAATAGGACCATTTGGGGATTTCAAACTGGTCCAACTTGGGGCGCTTTTCAAGAAGTAACTCATCTTCCCGAAGTAAATATTTCAGTTATTCCAGAAGGAGTATCATATGATGAAGCAGCAGCTGCATCCATGACATTACTTACGTCATGGCATATGCTGGTTGGAAGAGCCAAAATTGTTCCAGGACAAACTGTCTTAATCATGGGTGGTGGTTCTGGAGTAGGAAGCTTTGGAATTCAGATTGCAAAATTATACAATTGTGATGTAATTGCAACAGCAAGTCCTGACAAACTAGACAAATGTCTAGAACTTGGAGCAGATTTTGCAGTTGATCATAGAAAAGAAGACTGGCATAAAGAAGTCAGAGCAATTTCAAAAGAACTTGCAAAGAAAAAAGGTGAAGCACCAGGAATTGATGTTTCCTTTGATCATATTGGTGAAACACACTGGAACAAACAACTGACCTTACTAAAATATGGAGCAACTCTAGTTTCATGTGGTGCAACAACAGGATACGATGCACAAACTGATCTTAGACATATTTTCTTTAAAGGAACAAACATCCTAGGTTCTACACAAGGAACCAAAGCTGAATTAGATCAAGGTCTTTATTGGATGGGTCAAGGCAAAATTAAAGCAGCAATTGATTCAACATATTCCTTTGAGCAAGCAGCAGAGGCTCATACAAAGATGTTAACTGGAAAAGGTCTCTTTGGCAAAATCTTAATGAAGCCAGAGGGCACTTAA
- a CDS encoding GTP cyclohydrolase IIa — MIQLSILKITGYGPWTLTLGSDREHELQMLQASLYKEVQKLFSEKNCLVFLNRADEFFVITNGLKLEDHIEIQKKLENLFDIRLAISIGYGESPFDANLKAYDGKKNNIVLNQEHNIFGFVKNASDSKVSIMHLDVDDLTSRRKNNSPYEITSIIFELYSKMSKYFLAKNSLTFFMGGDNFMIIASEDGKNSVQNFINMIKDNDDISLNCGIGNAHTSREAAKLATKSLDTIREIRDSGKEKPEVYELSC; from the coding sequence ATGATTCAACTTAGTATATTAAAAATTACTGGTTATGGTCCTTGGACATTGACATTGGGTAGCGATAGAGAACATGAACTACAAATGCTACAGGCATCACTATACAAAGAAGTTCAAAAACTATTTTCTGAAAAGAACTGTCTCGTTTTTCTCAATAGAGCCGACGAATTTTTTGTAATTACTAATGGTCTTAAATTAGAAGATCACATCGAAATCCAAAAAAAACTTGAAAACTTATTTGATATTCGTTTGGCAATATCCATTGGTTATGGCGAATCTCCTTTTGATGCAAATCTGAAGGCATACGATGGAAAGAAAAATAACATTGTTTTAAATCAAGAACATAATATTTTCGGATTCGTTAAAAATGCATCTGATTCAAAAGTTTCAATCATGCATTTAGATGTAGATGATCTTACGTCACGAAGAAAAAATAATTCTCCTTATGAAATCACATCAATAATTTTTGAATTATATTCGAAAATGTCAAAATATTTTCTTGCAAAAAATTCTCTTACATTTTTTATGGGCGGTGATAATTTCATGATAATTGCAAGTGAAGATGGTAAAAATTCTGTTCAGAATTTCATTAACATGATTAAAGACAATGACGACATATCTTTGAATTGTGGAATAGGAAATGCACATACTAGTAGAGAAGCTGCAAAATTAGCCACAAAATCTCTTGACACAATACGAGAAATTCGAGATTCAGGAAAAGAAAAACCTGAAGTTTATGAATTATCATGTTAA
- a CDS encoding hemerythrin domain-containing protein: MSTASLRRDHDLIEKVIKAMESTIQLLNDNKQIPESILFPVIDFSKNFTDVCHHTKEEKSLFPALEQAGMPSNMGPIAMMLIDHQRSREIGSQMEESAKEYLSSGDSTKLISDMQQYVEHITEHLWKENNRLFMMAEARLQYVSKKVDDELNEIEKTQLNDLGKSREHYEKLAENLSKDISEQGN; this comes from the coding sequence ATGTCTACAGCATCATTAAGACGCGATCATGACTTGATAGAAAAAGTCATCAAAGCAATGGAATCTACAATTCAATTACTAAATGACAATAAACAAATTCCTGAATCAATTTTATTTCCTGTAATTGATTTTTCAAAAAATTTTACTGATGTTTGTCATCATACTAAAGAAGAAAAATCTCTATTTCCTGCATTAGAACAAGCTGGAATGCCTAGTAATATGGGTCCTATAGCAATGATGTTAATTGATCATCAACGTTCCAGAGAAATTGGATCTCAAATGGAAGAATCAGCTAAAGAATATCTTTCATCAGGAGATTCTACAAAATTGATTAGCGATATGCAACAATATGTTGAACATATAACAGAACATCTATGGAAAGAGAATAATAGATTATTCATGATGGCTGAAGCACGATTACAATATGTTTCAAAAAAAGTAGATGATGAGCTAAATGAAATAGAAAAAACTCAACTTAATGATTTAGGAAAATCTAGAGAACATTATGAGAAATTAGCTGAAAATCTTTCAAAAGATATATCTGAACAGGGTAATTAG
- a CDS encoding tetratricopeptide repeat protein: MIDLLDPTNVITRMFSAGKYEEMYNYCKNLLEKIPNDMVALQNIALSLIHLKKYDEAIVYCDKVLEIKNSDTYALKNKIYALENLKEYEQVLELCKLILSTNPNDIWALNSMGLSLNELNRHQNALECYDASLRIDPNDVTALMNKAISLSHLQNYKDAIEFYDKAQSIDSTLKEIPLAKSRLFEKLGMDDDAFLAAQGVLNKDMQKIKNDAKENRFSVFHQFCENEFQDYNSK, encoded by the coding sequence ATGATTGATCTTTTAGATCCTACAAATGTGATAACTAGGATGTTTAGTGCTGGAAAATATGAAGAAATGTACAATTATTGTAAAAATCTATTGGAAAAAATTCCTAATGATATGGTTGCACTTCAAAATATTGCATTATCGCTAATTCATTTAAAAAAGTATGATGAGGCAATTGTGTATTGTGATAAAGTCCTAGAAATAAAAAATTCAGATACATATGCACTAAAAAATAAAATTTATGCCCTTGAAAATCTAAAAGAATATGAGCAAGTTTTAGAATTATGTAAACTAATTCTTTCTACAAATCCTAATGATATTTGGGCCCTTAACAGTATGGGATTATCGTTAAACGAACTAAATCGCCATCAAAATGCTCTAGAATGTTATGATGCCTCTCTTAGAATAGACCCTAATGATGTTACAGCCTTGATGAATAAAGCCATTTCTCTTAGTCATCTCCAAAATTACAAAGATGCCATTGAATTTTATGACAAAGCTCAAAGTATTGATTCAACCTTAAAAGAAATTCCTCTTGCAAAATCGAGATTATTTGAAAAATTAGGAATGGATGATGATGCATTTTTAGCTGCACAAGGAGTTTTAAACAAAGATATGCAAAAAATCAAAAATGACGCTAAGGAAAACAGGTTTTCTGTATTTCATCAATTCTGCGAGAATGAATTTCAAGATTATAATTCCAAATAA
- the ribH gene encoding 6,7-dimethyl-8-ribityllumazine synthase, with protein MNIAVVVSEFNEKVTSRMLAVAQEKAITLKLKILYTCKVPGAYDMPIIVDSLLQKNDIDAVVTLGAIIKGQTKHDEVISHSTAQALTALSIKYQKPVSLGISGPGMQERHAYARIRPVAERAVEAVVKISYELKRIQK; from the coding sequence TTGAATATTGCAGTAGTGGTTTCGGAATTTAATGAGAAAGTGACATCTAGGATGCTTGCAGTAGCTCAAGAGAAGGCAATTACTTTGAAATTAAAAATTTTGTATACGTGTAAAGTTCCTGGTGCTTATGATATGCCTATAATAGTAGATTCTTTATTGCAAAAAAATGATATTGATGCTGTAGTTACTTTAGGTGCTATTATTAAAGGACAAACCAAACATGATGAAGTAATTTCCCATTCTACGGCCCAAGCCCTGACTGCTTTATCTATAAAATATCAAAAACCTGTTTCTTTAGGAATATCTGGCCCTGGAATGCAAGAAAGACATGCCTATGCCAGAATTAGGCCTGTTGCAGAACGCGCAGTAGAAGCTGTTGTAAAAATTTCTTATGAATTAAAGAGAATTCAAAAATGA
- a CDS encoding CoA ester lyase, protein MTQLFRSLIFVPGNNPRFLEKAKKLHADIVCFDLEDSVPDNEKVNARNLIKSALKSRQSYASSIFVRTNSPTSGKIPSDLKEVVQKGIDGIVIPKVNNVKEMEKIEKILSKLEKTRKLKPIQIIPSIESAEGVVNTYNIASFGKRVSAVVFGVFDLLNDLGVEYTKESEGARYSRTKIPVDAHASGIVAIDAIWQDLKDSKGFVKDCKLGKSLGYSGKSIIHPDQIAVVHKLFHPNKSEIFWAEKVCKAYLESTQKGKGATIVDGKMIDEVHFKQAKSLLELVK, encoded by the coding sequence ATGACACAGCTTTTCAGAAGTCTTATTTTTGTTCCGGGAAATAATCCTAGATTTCTTGAAAAAGCAAAAAAATTACATGCTGATATTGTCTGCTTTGATCTTGAAGATTCAGTACCAGACAATGAAAAAGTTAACGCAAGAAATCTTATCAAATCTGCATTAAAATCTAGACAATCTTATGCATCTTCAATTTTTGTTCGAACAAATTCTCCAACTTCAGGGAAAATCCCTTCTGATCTTAAAGAAGTGGTTCAAAAAGGAATTGATGGTATTGTTATCCCAAAGGTAAATAATGTAAAAGAGATGGAAAAAATTGAGAAAATACTATCAAAATTAGAAAAAACACGAAAACTAAAACCAATTCAAATAATTCCGTCAATTGAATCTGCAGAAGGTGTAGTTAACACGTATAACATTGCATCTTTTGGAAAAAGAGTTTCTGCAGTAGTTTTTGGTGTTTTTGATCTTCTAAATGATCTAGGAGTTGAATATACAAAAGAATCAGAAGGTGCCAGATATTCTAGAACAAAAATTCCTGTAGATGCACATGCTTCAGGAATTGTGGCCATTGATGCCATCTGGCAGGATCTAAAAGATTCTAAAGGTTTTGTAAAAGATTGCAAACTGGGTAAAAGTTTAGGTTATTCAGGAAAAAGTATCATCCATCCAGATCAAATCGCTGTGGTGCACAAATTATTCCATCCTAATAAAAGTGAAATTTTCTGGGCTGAAAAAGTCTGTAAGGCATATCTTGAATCAACACAAAAAGGTAAAGGTGCCACTATTGTTGATGGAAAAATGATAGATGAAGTACATTTCAAACAAGCAAAATCCCTTCTTGAATTAGTAAAGTGA